A window of Salvia splendens isolate huo1 chromosome 8, SspV2, whole genome shotgun sequence genomic DNA:
acgtagtaGTTAATAGTTAAATTTCAGCTtgcaacttaaaaaaaaatttaatccaaaaatatttttggaccttaaatattaatttggagtacgtactgaccaccaGAATTTCAATTTGGTGAAACTCCCAATtgtatttaagtgtcctttttactttgttacCATTCTGGAAAATAGGGGGAAAAAGCTTAAGGGAGAAAGTTGAAAAGGATAAGGcgaaatttgaatttgtgtttggcgcagcttttgcagggaaGACAGACGACGTCCAATCAGGAGGCAGCGCTCCCAACCGTCTCCCACACGAAGCGGCGTGACCTAGAAACCGCCTATAGCCGATTATAAACCCTTAACTGCTCCATTCTACTCTAAAAAAAGCCACCGCCCATTCCTCTTCACCTCATAAACCCTTACCTACATTCTCTCACCCAAAGCATTCACCATCTCCCCTGAAATCAACACCCAAACAACCCATCTCCGATAACCACCACTGTTCAACCATGGGGAAGAAGAAAATGGCTCACAAACAAGCCTCCGGTAAATTCACTTCCACCGTCCGTAAAGAAACCCCCAAAACACCACCGCCTATTACAGAGCAGCCACCAAACCCACAACCACAGCCGCGACCACCATCACCACAGGCTCCGACGATGGTTTCTTTGAACGCACTGGCGGAGTTCCTCAGACAGCAGGACCCGAATAAAGATTGGGCGGCTGCGTTGGCAGGTTTTAGCCAAATCGGAGGCCAATCAAGCTTGACCGCAGAAACCCCGGTAGTACCAACCCCACCAACCTCCATTCCACCTTCATCAACAATTCCACCAGAAAAGAGATCTCCCTCGACGACCGCACCTTCAGAATACTCGGAACCCTTCCCTCATATTGAACCAATGGATTTTGACTCCCTTTGCGCCTATTATGACTCAGATCCAGCAGTGACCGAAGGGAAAAAAGGCGAAGAGAAGAGGAGTCGGGAGGAAGGAGATGAATCAGAGAGAACACCGGTAGTGGAAACCGTATCCCAAAGAATGGGAAGggaggagatagatctgaacgaaacgGCCAGAAAGCAAGGCCTGATGactgatgaggagtttgaggagctTTTGAACAAGGTGACCAGGATGGAAGATGGCACTGccaagatggctgagggtctggacctcgcatcggaGGCAGTAGGAGATGGTGAAGAAGCTAGTACAAGGAATGACCCAGAAGGCCTAGCCCACCAGCCAGAAGACGAGGTGGAAGAGAGGCAGACCAGAGAAGAAGAGCCAAAGTCAGTGActccccagccagaagcagGGGAGAGTGATACACACATCGAGAAGGATGAGACCGTAGTACGAACAGAGGGGCCAGAGCCTGTGGCACCTCCGGTGTCGAAACCGAAGGCAGTTAAGAGGAAATTGGTGTTGAAGAGCGATCCTAAGGCGGAACGGCCGAAGCCGAAGAGAGTGTCGCAAAGATGCCTAGGGAAATGGACATCCAGCAAGGCGAAAGCAAACACAGCAGCGGATGCAGTGGAGGTTTCaagtgaagaagaaaggactactcctacaaaacctggggaggaatcCTTATCAACTACTAACTAGGAAGATGCTTCGACGGCAACCGAAGTGGTCACCCCCACACCGAGTGACCAGAGAGAGGAGACTGAtaagatggctgagggtctggacctcgcatctgaGTCAGTAGGTCATGACGAGCCAAGAGATGACAGTACCCATATCTGCGTAGAGACCCAGCCTACTGCCCAGGACAAGCCTTCAACACAAACCGCAGAAGAGCAACTAGAAAAGAATGAAAACGAAGATGAGGACAGATACCgtaaagaaaggaaaaggaaggggaaagcccctgtGACAACCAGGCCAAGAGGTAAGAAACAACGCACGAGTAACACCGGCATTGAGATCAGAGAGCCAGAGCAAGGAATCCCACAACACCGTCAGGAGACAAGTGACAGCGAGTACATAGCCAGTGAGGAGTCAGGGTCAGAAAGCGACATCTCGTTAGAAGATGAGGAACTTAGCGAGAAGCATCTCCCACATGACCATCGGGAGTTGACACACCCTCCGGTGGACAGGCTGAGATACAGGCGCCGGGCAGTGGAACTCACAGATGAGCTggtggaagagatgaagttgttcAACTCCAAAAAGCTCCAAGATGCTTTAGATGATAAGGATGACGAAAGCAAGCAAGTTAAGTATGGAAAGGTACTCCATTTTCTTTCCCTCGATGAGTTGGATGCCCGTGAACCTTTTCTATCTTATGTACGTGCGTTGGGATTTGATTGGTTATTGGAGAATAGGGATACGAATATCCCTGTTAGGCTAGCGAAGGAATTTTTCACAACTTTCAGATTCAAGGTTACTACCGATTTGAACGAGGAGTCAATACGCTTTAGGTTGTTCGGAGAAGAGGTGAGCATGAGTTTGGTTGAATGGACGGTCAGATTGGGGATGTGTAGTTTGGAAGAGGCCATAGGGTCGGACTGGAGGAATAGAGAGAGGGGAATTCCTAGACGCCATATCGACTTTGAACAGGAGGCTTGGGTGGAACTAACTCACCCAGATGCGGGGAAATTTTCATCCACCATATCCCGCTCCATCCATTTCAACAACCCCATCCTGAGCCTGGTTCAGCTCTATCTTGATTTCAATCTGCTAGGGCAGTCAAATTCAGCCGTTCCGGATGTCGATGACAGAACTTTACCTCCTTTGGTGCGCCAAGTGCGGAAGGAGATTACATTTGGGTTTTTGGACAACCTATCAGTGCCATCTCATCACTACATATCCTGCTAGAAATCTTTCCCTGTGCCACCTGCTGGGAGTCTTTGTGAGGAACAACATCACCATTGTGGAGGCTGACGATTTGTCCCCTCGAATATGGTGGATCCTCTTGGCCCGTTTGATACACCCTTCTTCGTCCGAACAAATACTGTCTACATCAGGGAGGGAGTCCCGCGTTTCTACGCTATGGGAGAAGAGACTATCTCTACCGGGCGGGCGACAGCAGGCCGGGGAGAACAGATGCGAGCTCAAAGGCAAGCAAATTTGGAAAAAGTAGTGACAGAGTTAGCGGAGGAAAACCGGCAAGCCAGAACGGAATTGGCACGTCTGACCAAAGTGATATAAAAAATTCTGAAGGAGTTAGAGAAAGGGAAGACAGTTAAGGGAACTGGAACAAGCAGCCATGGAGGCTAGGACGATGCACCACAGGGTACCGAGAAGGAAGGAGAGAAACCAGAGGACGAAGGTGCCAATGAACCAGCGAGATCTGAGGGAGACCAGTCTGATACCGAAGAGGAGGAACCAGAAGAACCTCTTGCACCCAGCCCTGCCCCGCGGAGGAGCAAGAGAATTATATGACCACCCACCccactgaccagttagtttttctttatctttttcagtttcagttttatttgttgttttaggtagagtacttttgtgtagtatgtgtgttGCAAACCCCATTCACAATACTTAGActattcaatagtctaagtgtgagaagtacagGGTTTGCTACTTTGGCGCATGAGTATGTGTTTGTTTACTTGTCGTAtgcatgttaactcacacttagcctattgcatagtctaagtgtgagaagtttagcCTAAAtatgttttgttcttgttttgtttttgtgtctATAAGTCGGTCATACTAGCCATTCcaattttccacttcacagccgtatccgagggcagacacttgtgaagtgggaggggggatacaatggccagtatgacatgtatatatgCGTGATCTGTGTTAACTATACGTGTCAGTGTTTGTCTAGGTCAAGTTTTTTTtatacgtgttgattgggcttaaaactcaactgcctcgaactagcggtgaggggaattgagggagatctGAGTctgaagcatctgtggttcagcattttgagagaaaacagtcctaacatccccggtgaggaatgagtgactaaGTGAATCTgttgtttggccgagagtttgggtgatcttgacaagcagatatacggactgggaaggaaaagggaggcggcagaagttcaaggttgtctaaggccggattgcacctaatcccaaggggagggatggttgaaaatggaaCCCGatcaatgtgtttaagtgtttagtgtttgtgtttATGTGTTCATCCGTCAtgtatgtgtttttctttgcgtcaaagtttagagtctagtttaagatagagtcggtcaggggtgtaaccaagctagaattcgacttatttctttttgtttgttcttcacgcttgaggacaaacATGAgataagtgtgagcagtttgataagtcgcattctaggccttggttactggtcagtatacgtgcataattggattatatctgcaaaacagttgctaaagtgtgcagagAAAGGGTTCCAGTCAGTAGGAAGGGtttcggataactcaggtgaaaagagcgccagaagggtgcaatactgatcagtatgcaTGCcagaaaaggctcgagatggagaagaaggattgctagGACGGATCTGACGGGGTTGGCAGTGGAAGCGTCCATGagatccgatcacataaatttgatctattcagcagattatttagacaaattctattcgcgtaattatcacatgtatcatgctcataacttgaattaaaacatgctttagcaaataaaatccctaaaacatgctcactacggaattagccaatttacctcgttgattcaatcaagaatcgatgatggcttgctccgtctccacgtgaagatcttcagtactcgacctctgatcttctgactggtgtcccggactatatgctgatatttgtgtgggcaaatctcaccagaatactaggactcgaataatgaagacaggactcagctcacggaggaagcaattttcgaattctctctctatctagagggggacgaaaattcttgcttttttaattatt
This region includes:
- the LOC121745854 gene encoding lysine-specific demethylase 6B-like; translated protein: MGKKKMAHKQASGKFTSTVRKETPKTPPPITEQPPNPQPQPRPPSPQAPTMVSLNALAEFLRQQDPNKDWAAALAGFSQIGGQSSLTAETPVVPTPPTSIPPSSTIPPEKRSPSTTAPSEYSEPFPHIEPMDFDSLCAYYDSDPAVTEGKKGEEKRSREEGDESERTPVVETVSQRMGREEIDLNETARKQGLMTDEEFEELLNKVTRMEDGTAKMAEGLDLASEAVGDGEEASTRNDPEGLAHQPEDEVEERQTREEEPKSVTPQPEAGESDTHIEKDETVVRTEGPEPVAPPVSKPKAVKRKLVLKSDPKAERPKPKRVSQRCLGKWTSSKAKANTAADAVEVSSEEERTTPTKPGEESLSTTN